One genomic region from Paroceanicella profunda encodes:
- a CDS encoding CmpA/NrtA family ABC transporter substrate-binding protein yields MPIKSLGDPFAAKTDLRHGAACGCEGCRSDAAETVAADSEAMLERAIESAVVRSMFGHSDVSRRSFMGMVGGSTVAAALASVFPMDKAKAAILDTLGAPEKTDLTIGFVPITCATPIIMAQPMGFYEKYGLNAQVIKTAGWAVARDKSLNGEYDASHMLTPMPLAMTLGAGSVAEPYIMPAVENINGQAIVLSNEHLDKRDPAQWKGFTFGVPFEFSMHNFLLRYYVAEHGLDPDVDIQIRVVPPPEMVANLRAGNLDGYLSPDPFNQRAVWENIGFIHILTKEIWEGHPCCAFAAPLSFATELPNTYGALLKSIVDATQYASDPANRKEISAAIAPTNYLNQPVPVIEQVLTGRFADGLGNVQDVPDRIDFDPFPWHSMGVWILSQMKRWGYIEGDVDYRGVAEQVYLAADCRKIMEDLGYEAPAETYRSHTIMGKTFDPAAPEAYVESFAIRKA; encoded by the coding sequence ATGCCGATCAAGAGCCTGGGAGATCCGTTCGCCGCCAAGACCGACCTGCGCCACGGCGCCGCCTGCGGCTGCGAGGGCTGCCGCTCCGACGCGGCGGAGACCGTGGCGGCGGACAGCGAGGCGATGCTGGAACGGGCCATCGAGAGCGCGGTCGTCCGCTCGATGTTCGGGCATTCGGATGTCTCGCGCCGCTCCTTCATGGGGATGGTGGGCGGCTCCACGGTGGCCGCGGCGCTGGCCTCGGTGTTCCCGATGGACAAGGCGAAGGCCGCCATCCTCGACACGCTGGGTGCTCCGGAGAAGACCGACCTCACCATCGGCTTCGTGCCCATCACCTGTGCGACGCCGATCATCATGGCCCAGCCGATGGGCTTCTACGAGAAATACGGGCTGAACGCGCAGGTGATCAAGACCGCCGGCTGGGCGGTGGCGCGCGACAAGTCGCTCAACGGCGAGTATGACGCGAGCCACATGCTCACCCCGATGCCGCTGGCGATGACGCTGGGCGCGGGCTCGGTGGCCGAGCCCTACATCATGCCGGCGGTGGAGAACATCAACGGCCAGGCCATCGTGCTGAGCAACGAGCATCTCGACAAGCGGGACCCTGCGCAGTGGAAGGGCTTCACCTTCGGCGTGCCCTTCGAGTTCTCCATGCACAACTTCCTGCTGCGCTACTACGTGGCCGAGCACGGGCTGGACCCGGACGTGGACATCCAGATCCGCGTGGTGCCGCCGCCGGAGATGGTGGCGAACCTGCGGGCCGGGAACCTGGACGGCTACCTTTCCCCCGACCCGTTCAACCAGCGCGCGGTGTGGGAGAACATCGGCTTCATCCACATCCTCACCAAGGAGATCTGGGAGGGGCACCCGTGCTGCGCCTTCGCCGCGCCGCTGAGCTTTGCCACCGAGCTGCCCAACACCTACGGCGCGCTGCTGAAATCCATCGTGGACGCCACGCAATACGCCTCCGACCCGGCGAACCGGAAGGAGATCTCGGCCGCCATCGCGCCGACGAACTACCTCAACCAGCCGGTGCCGGTGATCGAGCAGGTGCTCACGGGGCGCTTCGCCGACGGGCTGGGCAACGTGCAGGACGTGCCCGACCGCATCGACTTCGACCCCTTCCCCTGGCATTCCATGGGCGTGTGGATCCTCAGCCAGATGAAGCGCTGGGGCTATATCGAGGGCGACGTGGACTACAGGGGCGTGGCCGAGCAGGTGTATCTCGCCGCCGATTGCCGCAAGATCATGGAGGACCTCGGCTACGAGGCCCCGGCGGAGACCTACCGCTCGCACACCATCATGGGCAAGACCTTCGACCCGGCCGCGCCGGAGGCCTATGTCGAGAGCTTCGCGATCCGGAAGGCCTGA
- the ntrB gene encoding nitrate ABC transporter permease produces the protein MTLTLNQRAAVLSVVLLLAGLLVWEVSIAAGGAGSAELTEYEKLTGGGAPKAGVPPPSQVIAKAWAELSDPFYDAGPNDKGIGIQIGYSIYRVLSGYLLAALVAIPLGFLIGMSPVAWRALNPFIQVLRPISPLAWMPLALFIIQDSEASAIFVIFICSIWPMLINTAFGVAGVRADWVNVARTHELGTLRTAFTVILPAAAPTIVTGMRISIGIAWLVIVAAEMLVGGTGIGYYVWNEWNNLDLTSVIFSILMIGVVGMALDAAFGVLQRAVAYAE, from the coding sequence ATGACCCTCACGCTCAACCAGCGCGCGGCGGTGCTCTCCGTGGTGCTTCTGCTGGCGGGCCTCCTGGTGTGGGAGGTGTCGATCGCCGCCGGCGGGGCGGGGTCGGCCGAGCTCACCGAATACGAGAAGCTCACGGGAGGCGGCGCGCCCAAGGCCGGTGTGCCGCCCCCCTCGCAGGTGATCGCGAAGGCCTGGGCGGAACTGTCGGACCCGTTCTACGACGCGGGGCCGAACGACAAGGGCATCGGCATCCAGATCGGCTATTCCATCTACCGGGTGCTGAGCGGCTACCTGCTGGCGGCGCTGGTGGCCATCCCGCTGGGCTTTCTCATCGGCATGTCGCCGGTGGCCTGGCGGGCGCTGAATCCGTTCATCCAGGTGCTGCGGCCGATCTCGCCGCTGGCCTGGATGCCGCTGGCGCTGTTCATCATCCAGGACAGCGAGGCGAGCGCGATCTTCGTGATCTTCATCTGCTCGATCTGGCCGATGCTGATCAACACCGCCTTCGGCGTGGCGGGCGTGCGGGCGGACTGGGTGAACGTGGCCCGCACCCATGAACTGGGGACGCTGCGCACCGCCTTCACGGTGATCCTCCCGGCGGCGGCCCCCACCATCGTCACCGGCATGCGCATCTCCATCGGCATTGCCTGGCTGGTGATCGTGGCGGCGGAGATGCTCGTGGGCGGCACCGGCATCGGCTATTACGTGTGGAACGAGTGGAACAACCTCGACCTCACCTCCGTCATCTTCTCCATCCTGATGATCGGGGTGGTGGGCATGGCGCTGGACGCGGCCTTCGGCGTGTTGCAGCGCGCCGTGGCCTACGCGGAATAG
- a CDS encoding ABC transporter ATP-binding protein — MKPFLSVENLTQRYPDGRGGITTVFENASFGIGRGEFVCILGHSGCGKSTIMNILAGLAEPSEGVVVMDGAQVSGPSLDRGVVFQNYSLLPWLSALRNVTFAVAARYPGWTKAQVRAEARKYLEMVGLSEDVMHRKPSQLSGGMRQRVSIARAFANHPKLLLLDEPFGALDALTRGTIQDELLKIWAGTGQTVFMITHDIDEAILLADRILLMTNGPMARVAESVEITLPRPRARTAIVSHPNYYAIRNHLVRFLGHRSRELAGQAGGGAPETVRIDLAAGESEEPDARRALRAIP; from the coding sequence ATGAAACCTTTCCTGAGCGTGGAAAACCTCACCCAGCGCTACCCGGACGGACGGGGCGGCATCACCACGGTGTTCGAGAACGCGAGCTTCGGCATCGGGCGCGGCGAGTTCGTGTGCATCCTGGGCCATTCGGGCTGCGGCAAGTCCACCATCATGAACATCCTCGCCGGGCTCGCGGAGCCCAGCGAGGGCGTGGTGGTGATGGACGGGGCGCAGGTGTCCGGCCCCTCGCTGGACCGGGGGGTGGTGTTCCAGAACTACTCGCTGCTGCCCTGGCTCTCGGCGCTGCGCAACGTCACCTTCGCGGTGGCGGCGCGCTACCCGGGCTGGACGAAGGCGCAGGTGCGGGCGGAGGCGCGCAAGTACCTCGAGATGGTCGGGCTCTCCGAGGACGTGATGCACCGCAAGCCCAGCCAGCTTTCGGGCGGCATGCGCCAGCGCGTGTCCATCGCGCGGGCCTTCGCCAACCATCCCAAGCTGCTCCTGCTGGACGAGCCCTTCGGCGCGCTGGACGCGCTCACCCGCGGCACCATCCAGGACGAGCTGCTGAAGATCTGGGCCGGCACCGGGCAGACGGTGTTCATGATCACCCATGACATCGACGAGGCCATCCTGCTGGCGGACCGCATCCTGCTGATGACCAACGGGCCGATGGCCCGCGTGGCGGAATCCGTGGAGATCACCCTTCCCCGCCCGCGGGCGCGCACCGCCATCGTCAGCCATCCGAACTACTACGCCATCCGCAACCACCTCGTGCGGTTCCTCGGCCACCGGTCGCGCGAACTGGCCGGGCAGGCGGGCGGCGGCGCGCCGGAGACGGTGAGGATCGACCTCGCCGCCGGCGAGAGCGAAGAACCGGACGCGCGAAGGGCTTTGCGCGCCATCCCCTGA
- the cynS gene encoding cyanase, which yields MTQELTKEDVTALILSAKKQAGLTWEGIAAQIGMSPVWTHSAAMGMNAFPPEKAELMVRALGLPQEAAAVLSESPTKIWSQTVPTDPCIYRLYEIVGVYGPTIKALIHEKFGDGIMSAIDFDMSVTRVEHPKGDRVKIEMSGKYLGYNAW from the coding sequence ATGACGCAAGAGCTGACGAAGGAAGACGTGACGGCGCTGATCCTCTCGGCGAAGAAGCAGGCCGGGCTCACCTGGGAGGGGATCGCCGCGCAGATCGGCATGTCGCCGGTCTGGACGCATTCCGCCGCGATGGGGATGAACGCCTTCCCGCCGGAGAAGGCGGAGCTGATGGTCCGCGCCCTGGGCCTGCCGCAGGAGGCGGCGGCGGTGCTGTCCGAGAGCCCCACCAAGATCTGGTCGCAGACCGTGCCCACCGACCCGTGCATCTACCGGCTCTACGAGATCGTGGGCGTCTACGGCCCCACCATCAAGGCGCTGATTCACGAGAAATTCGGCGACGGCATCATGTCCGCCATCGACTTCGACATGAGCGTGACCCGGGTGGAACACCCGAAGGGCGACCGGGTGAAGATCGAGATGTCCGGCAAGTACCTGGGCTACAACGCCTGGTGA
- a CDS encoding DUF1348 family protein, with protein sequence MSRPPFPPFTETTARQKVRMAEDAWNTRDPDRVVLAYTADSRWRNRAEFPAGRAEIHAFLTGKWAREREYRLIKTLWAFAGNRIAVRFAYEWHDDAGQWFRSHGNENWLFDAEGLMAERHASINDQPIAEADRLFRWPAGPRPAEHPELEDLGL encoded by the coding sequence ATGTCCCGCCCGCCGTTTCCGCCCTTCACCGAGACCACCGCCCGCCAGAAGGTGCGCATGGCCGAGGATGCCTGGAACACCCGTGACCCGGACCGCGTGGTCCTCGCCTACACCGCCGACAGCCGCTGGCGGAACCGGGCGGAATTCCCCGCCGGCCGCGCCGAGATCCACGCCTTCCTCACCGGCAAATGGGCGCGCGAGCGCGAGTACCGGCTGATCAAGACCCTCTGGGCCTTCGCGGGGAACCGCATCGCCGTGCGCTTCGCCTACGAATGGCATGACGATGCCGGGCAGTGGTTCCGCTCGCATGGCAACGAGAACTGGCTGTTCGACGCCGAGGGGCTGATGGCCGAGCGCCACGCCTCGATCAACGACCAGCCGATCGCGGAGGCAGACCGCCTGTTCCGCTGGCCCGCCGGGCCGCGACCGGCGGAGCATCCGGAGCTTGAGGACCTCGGCCTCTGA